In a genomic window of [Empedobacter] haloabium:
- a CDS encoding EAL domain-containing protein — MSLAPLPLAVLVVDAAGAVVSWNKAFERLAGFGADVVRGRDLAGFVEFDEPVTLFSPSVAHANLAGRLLCADGRHLPVRLTVAPQSLDTEEPGKYSVIVLPLAGHAAPRNALLQDFPVAELIENLPCVFYVIDQSGHLLLWNRQLEHVLERPGEELPTTDVGMFFDEHERAMVRDKILAAFEQGSSSHEAELVGKHGRRTTCLFNCARTSLGNVPCVFGTGLDISARKKTEQGLRVSERAMYSSVNAIVITCCANGGHLIEYVNPAFEQMTGYLLAEIKGRDPRFMRIEGCDMHEHARIRAALRAQTGVRAVLRNAKKSGEIFWNDLRIDPVINIDGQVTHFVAVLNDVTQARQYERRLHHLAHHDPLTGLANRTLLQERLKQALDAAAHGGPSGALAFVDLDNFKHINDTFGHDAGDNVLREIADRLRAGVREHDTVARLGGDEFVLLIAEQPGDTVVADLLERLRHCVDRPILLGGRELIAGGSFGVAMFPRDGDTVDRIMRAADAAMYHAKTLGKNNVQFYSADLSRVVHQHLLLEANLNRAIRNREMVLGYQPKVDLRTGRIVGAEALVRWHSPERGVVGPDKFIPIAEQTGLIVPLGDWVIAEACATLRSLAELGVGQFVISVNLSARQLRQRHFVERLAATLREHRIAPNALELEVTESQLMDNPAEALEALAQLKTLGVRLSIDDFGTGYSSLSYLQKFPVDVIKIDRSFLGDVASDGNAVITRAIIALGHNLKLEVIAEGVETREQLAFLQDHECDQMQGYYFSPALPQDRLSSMVCSGVRMAL, encoded by the coding sequence ATGAGTCTCGCGCCCTTACCTCTTGCCGTGCTGGTGGTCGATGCCGCCGGCGCCGTCGTCAGCTGGAACAAGGCCTTCGAACGGCTGGCCGGCTTCGGCGCGGATGTCGTGCGCGGGCGCGACCTGGCCGGCTTCGTCGAGTTCGACGAACCGGTCACGCTGTTCTCCCCCAGCGTGGCGCATGCCAACCTGGCCGGCCGCCTGCTGTGCGCGGACGGTCGCCACCTGCCGGTACGGCTGACCGTGGCACCGCAATCGCTCGACACCGAGGAACCGGGCAAATACAGCGTGATCGTGCTGCCGCTGGCCGGCCATGCGGCACCGCGCAACGCACTGCTGCAGGATTTCCCCGTTGCCGAACTGATCGAGAACCTGCCCTGCGTGTTCTACGTGATCGACCAGAGCGGCCACCTGCTGCTGTGGAACCGGCAGCTCGAGCACGTGCTGGAGCGGCCCGGCGAGGAACTGCCGACCACCGATGTGGGCATGTTCTTCGACGAACACGAACGCGCCATGGTGCGCGACAAGATCCTGGCCGCGTTCGAGCAAGGCAGCTCGTCGCACGAGGCGGAACTGGTCGGCAAGCACGGCAGGCGCACCACCTGCCTGTTCAACTGCGCCCGCACCAGCCTGGGCAACGTGCCCTGTGTATTCGGCACGGGCCTCGATATCTCGGCGCGCAAGAAGACGGAACAGGGCCTGCGCGTCAGCGAACGGGCGATGTATTCCAGCGTCAACGCGATCGTCATCACCTGTTGCGCCAACGGCGGGCACCTGATCGAATACGTCAATCCCGCGTTCGAGCAGATGACCGGCTATCTCCTTGCCGAGATCAAGGGGCGCGACCCGCGCTTCATGCGCATCGAGGGCTGCGACATGCACGAGCACGCGCGCATCCGCGCCGCGCTGCGAGCGCAGACCGGCGTGCGCGCGGTGCTGCGCAACGCGAAAAAGTCCGGCGAAATCTTCTGGAACGACCTGCGCATCGACCCCGTCATCAATATCGACGGCCAGGTGACGCACTTCGTGGCCGTGCTGAACGACGTGACGCAGGCGCGCCAGTACGAGCGGCGCCTGCACCACCTGGCCCACCACGACCCGCTGACGGGCCTGGCCAACCGCACGCTGCTGCAGGAGCGCCTGAAGCAGGCGCTGGATGCCGCGGCGCACGGCGGCCCGTCCGGGGCGCTGGCGTTCGTCGACCTGGACAATTTCAAGCACATCAACGATACCTTCGGCCACGACGCCGGCGACAACGTGCTGCGCGAGATCGCCGACCGCCTGCGCGCCGGCGTGCGCGAGCACGACACGGTGGCGCGGCTGGGCGGCGACGAGTTCGTGCTGCTGATCGCCGAGCAGCCTGGCGATACGGTCGTGGCGGACCTGCTGGAACGGCTGCGGCACTGCGTCGACCGGCCGATCCTGCTGGGCGGCCGCGAGCTGATCGCCGGCGGCAGCTTCGGCGTCGCCATGTTCCCGCGCGACGGCGACACGGTGGACCGCATCATGCGGGCGGCCGATGCCGCCATGTACCACGCCAAGACGCTCGGCAAGAACAACGTGCAGTTCTACTCGGCCGACCTGAGCCGCGTGGTGCACCAGCACCTGCTGCTGGAAGCGAACCTGAACCGCGCCATCCGCAACCGCGAGATGGTGCTGGGCTACCAGCCCAAGGTGGACCTGCGCACCGGCCGCATCGTCGGCGCCGAGGCGCTGGTGCGCTGGCACAGTCCCGAGCGCGGCGTGGTCGGCCCGGACAAGTTCATCCCCATCGCCGAGCAGACCGGCCTGATCGTGCCGCTGGGCGACTGGGTCATCGCCGAGGCCTGCGCCACGCTGCGCTCGCTGGCGGAACTGGGCGTCGGCCAGTTCGTCATTTCCGTCAACCTGTCGGCCCGCCAGTTGCGCCAGCGCCACTTCGTCGAGCGCCTGGCGGCGACGCTGCGCGAACACCGGATCGCGCCGAACGCGCTGGAGCTGGAGGTGACGGAAAGCCAGCTGATGGACAACCCGGCCGAGGCGCTGGAAGCGCTGGCGCAGCTGAAGACGCTGGGCGTGCGCCTGTCCATCGACGATTTCGGCACGGGCTATTCGAGCCTGTCGTACCTGCAGAAGTTCCCGGTGGACGTGATCAAGATCGACCGTTCGTTCCTGGGCGACGTGGCCAGCGACGGCAACGCCGTCATCACGCGCGCCATCATCGCGCTGGGGCACAATCTGAAGCTGGAGGTGATCGCCGAGGGCGTTGAAACGCGCGAGCAGCTGGCCTTCCTGCAGGACCACGAATGCGACCAGATGCAGGGCTACTACTTCAGCCCGGCGCTGCCGCAGGACCGCCTCAGCAGCATGGTCTGCAGCGGGGTGCGGATGGCGCTGTAG
- a CDS encoding ROK family transcriptional regulator, translating into MPVTGDQQLLKQLNRMALVRQVSAQPGLSRAALADVLGLTKSTVSLLVRELVDEGWLAESELRTTGEVGRRATPLHLDPDRLALLGADVGVDEARVVATDLLGRIVAGLTIRYDDAADPASCLRQVALGLTGLARRLARLNAAGGQRRVLGVGIGLHGAVDEAAGLLRHAPHLGWRDVDVAGLLARQFGTGSPLAGVPLTMQNEANVAALAEFEFTPQSATDPLIYLSIGYGVGAGVIVNDRLLTGLRGFAGEVGHAILQVDGPPCSCGRRGCADALIGLGALLGEPRPSDAALQALCDRVGHGEEAACAAVAAAGRQLGVLLNNLWASFDPMAIVIGGAALRLGDALLGPARAVLADYARAAMVTAPAIRTSHFGTDAVAVGAAGLARYRLTRPLGG; encoded by the coding sequence ATGCCCGTGACCGGCGACCAGCAACTGCTGAAACAACTCAATCGCATGGCGCTGGTGCGCCAGGTCAGCGCGCAACCCGGGCTGTCGCGCGCGGCGCTGGCCGATGTGCTGGGACTGACCAAGTCCACCGTCAGCCTGCTCGTGCGCGAACTGGTGGACGAGGGCTGGCTGGCCGAAAGCGAACTGCGCACGACGGGCGAAGTGGGACGCCGGGCGACCCCGCTGCACCTCGATCCCGATCGCCTGGCGCTGCTGGGGGCGGACGTGGGCGTGGACGAGGCGCGCGTCGTCGCCACCGACCTGCTGGGCCGGATCGTGGCTGGGTTGACGATCCGGTACGACGACGCGGCCGATCCGGCATCCTGCCTGCGCCAGGTGGCGCTGGGCCTGACGGGACTGGCGCGCCGGCTGGCGCGGCTGAATGCCGCGGGCGGGCAGCGCCGCGTGCTGGGCGTGGGCATCGGGCTGCACGGCGCGGTCGACGAGGCGGCGGGCCTGCTGCGCCACGCGCCGCACCTGGGCTGGCGCGACGTCGACGTGGCCGGCCTGCTGGCCCGCCAGTTCGGCACCGGCTCGCCGCTGGCCGGGGTGCCGCTGACGATGCAGAACGAGGCCAACGTGGCCGCGCTGGCGGAGTTCGAGTTCACGCCGCAGTCGGCCACCGATCCGCTGATCTACCTGTCGATCGGCTACGGCGTGGGGGCCGGCGTCATCGTCAACGACCGCCTGTTGACGGGACTGCGCGGCTTCGCCGGCGAGGTCGGCCACGCCATCCTGCAGGTGGACGGGCCGCCGTGCTCGTGCGGCCGGCGCGGCTGTGCCGACGCGCTGATCGGCCTGGGCGCGCTGCTGGGCGAACCCCGTCCCAGCGATGCCGCGCTGCAGGCGCTGTGCGACCGCGTCGGCCATGGCGAGGAGGCCGCCTGCGCGGCCGTGGCGGCGGCCGGCCGCCAGCTGGGCGTGCTGCTGAATAATCTGTGGGCCAGTTTCGACCCGATGGCCATCGTCATCGGCGGCGCCGCGCTGCGGCTGGGCGACGCGCTGCTCGGGCCGGCGCGCGCGGTGCTGGCCGACTATGCCAGGGCAGCGATGGTGACGGCGCCGGCAATCCGCACGTCGCATTTCGGCACCGATGCCGTGGCCGTCGGGGCCGCCGGACTGGCGCGCTACCGGCTGACGCGGCCGTTGGGCGGTTGA
- a CDS encoding histidine phosphatase family protein yields MARRILLYWLLLSCLGPAWAATPDELWRRLQAGGHVLVVRHAATEPGIGDPPGFTLGDCATQRNLSLPGREDARALGAAMRQHGVPVARVLSSRWCRCQDTARLAFGRAEPVPMLDSMMGDGDDGRTRKLAELRRTLAAQAGQGGVPGNLVLVTHDVNIQALTGDKLAQGEMLVATVRPDGTLAVLGRLGVPKSADAVQAM; encoded by the coding sequence ATGGCGCGCCGCATTCTCCTCTATTGGCTTCTGCTGTCGTGCCTTGGCCCGGCCTGGGCCGCCACGCCCGATGAGCTGTGGCGCCGCCTGCAGGCCGGTGGCCACGTCCTGGTGGTGCGCCATGCCGCCACCGAACCGGGTATCGGCGATCCGCCCGGCTTCACGCTGGGCGATTGCGCTACCCAGCGCAACCTGTCGCTGCCGGGCCGCGAGGATGCGCGGGCGTTGGGCGCCGCCATGCGCCAGCACGGCGTGCCGGTGGCGCGCGTGCTGTCGAGCCGCTGGTGCCGCTGCCAGGACACGGCACGCCTCGCCTTTGGCCGCGCCGAGCCCGTGCCGATGCTCGATTCGATGATGGGCGACGGCGACGACGGGCGCACGCGCAAGCTGGCCGAGCTGCGCCGGACGCTGGCCGCGCAGGCCGGGCAGGGCGGGGTGCCCGGCAACCTGGTGCTGGTCACGCACGACGTCAATATCCAGGCGCTGACGGGAGACAAGCTGGCGCAGGGCGAGATGCTGGTGGCGACCGTCCGGCCGGACGGCACGTTGGCGGTGCTGGGACGCCTGGGCGTGCCGAAGAGCGCCGACGCGGTGCAGGCGATGTAG
- a CDS encoding diguanylate cyclase, whose translation MSEQHHCTEAARLAALRQLAILDTPAEERFDRYTRLAAAALRVPIAAFVLVDAERQWFKSRVGLDACATPRSIAFCSHAIAAGDTLVVPDARLDQRFCDNPLVTGAPGVRAYAGQPVYSVGGEPLGTLCVIDTVPRAFDAQALRLLRDLAALVQEELNRDLLVRARDAAEAGLRELNEHLEARVLERTRALHDNNELLRQEIARREQVESSLRHNKQRVRNVIDTCLAAFVGIDEEQRITEWNPAAEKLFGWSRAEALGQNVGTLIVPARLRERHDAGMARFQITGDAAMCSQLLELPALTRAGDERIVEMSINHFEVDGQRFLAAFLQDVSARIAAQQALRAKEQLLDAVLEAVDVGVVACDAAGAITLFNRAARKLHNLPPAPAGVPPSLPDGRWFGSHQLRQPGSLDALPDDMVPLRRALRGESVVNVPVEVVVADMKPRLTLVSGRPLTGPRGERLGAVVAINDVTDLAESRGRIVESEERLRTIADNVPALIAYIGPDLRYRFANERYADWLGLDPAAMLGRTVAEAMGELFYGERRAALEACMAGSARVVEGEVRRYGHSRVIRSSYIPHVRDGVVLGAYVFSTDMTAAREHERQLHALAHTDHLTGLPNRRAHEQRLAQAIDRAHRNGSALALASLDVDHFKQINDTLGHGAGDAVLREFGQRLAASVRVTDAVARLAGDEFVIVLEQVHTAAECATIGRKLLDAIRPSFFVEGRILPVTASIGIGWSARPERRALAEAADRALYRTKEAGRDGVSVEQCRDG comes from the coding sequence ATGTCCGAACAACATCATTGCACCGAAGCGGCGCGCCTTGCCGCGCTGCGTCAGCTTGCGATTCTCGATACCCCAGCCGAAGAGCGCTTCGACCGCTACACGCGCCTGGCCGCCGCCGCGTTGCGGGTGCCGATCGCCGCGTTCGTCCTGGTCGACGCCGAACGGCAGTGGTTCAAGTCGCGGGTGGGCCTCGATGCCTGCGCCACGCCGCGCTCGATCGCCTTCTGCAGCCATGCGATCGCGGCCGGCGACACGCTGGTCGTGCCGGATGCCCGGCTGGACCAGCGCTTTTGCGACAATCCGCTCGTCACCGGTGCGCCCGGCGTGCGTGCCTACGCCGGCCAGCCGGTGTACAGCGTGGGTGGCGAGCCGCTGGGCACGTTGTGCGTGATCGACACGGTGCCGCGCGCGTTCGACGCCCAAGCGCTGCGGCTGCTGCGCGACCTGGCGGCGCTGGTGCAGGAGGAGCTGAACCGCGACCTGCTGGTGCGCGCACGCGATGCCGCCGAGGCCGGCCTGCGCGAACTGAACGAACACCTGGAAGCGCGCGTGCTGGAGCGCACGCGCGCACTGCACGACAACAACGAATTGCTGCGCCAGGAGATCGCGCGCCGCGAGCAGGTCGAAAGCAGCCTGCGCCACAACAAGCAGCGCGTGCGCAACGTCATCGACACCTGCCTGGCCGCCTTTGTCGGCATCGACGAGGAACAGCGCATCACCGAGTGGAACCCGGCCGCCGAGAAGCTGTTCGGCTGGAGCCGGGCCGAGGCGCTGGGGCAGAACGTGGGCACGTTGATCGTGCCGGCGCGGCTGCGCGAGCGCCATGACGCCGGCATGGCGCGCTTCCAGATCACGGGCGACGCGGCCATGTGCAGCCAGCTGCTGGAACTGCCGGCGCTCACGCGCGCCGGCGACGAGCGCATCGTCGAGATGTCGATCAACCATTTCGAGGTGGACGGCCAGCGTTTCCTGGCCGCGTTCCTGCAGGACGTTTCAGCACGCATCGCGGCCCAGCAAGCCCTGCGCGCCAAGGAGCAACTGCTCGACGCGGTGCTGGAGGCGGTCGACGTGGGTGTGGTCGCGTGCGACGCGGCCGGCGCCATCACGCTGTTCAACCGCGCCGCCCGCAAGCTGCACAACCTGCCGCCGGCACCGGCCGGGGTGCCGCCGTCGCTGCCGGACGGGCGCTGGTTCGGCAGCCACCAGCTGCGCCAGCCGGGCAGCCTGGACGCGCTGCCCGACGACATGGTGCCACTGCGGCGCGCGCTGCGCGGCGAGAGCGTCGTCAATGTGCCCGTCGAGGTGGTGGTGGCGGACATGAAGCCGCGCCTGACCCTCGTCAGTGGCCGGCCGCTGACCGGGCCGCGCGGCGAGCGCCTGGGCGCGGTGGTCGCCATCAATGACGTAACCGACCTGGCCGAGTCGCGCGGCCGCATCGTCGAGAGCGAGGAGCGGCTGCGCACGATCGCCGACAACGTGCCGGCGCTGATCGCCTACATCGGCCCCGACCTGCGCTACCGCTTCGCCAACGAACGCTATGCCGACTGGCTGGGCCTGGACCCGGCCGCGATGCTGGGCCGCACGGTGGCGGAGGCGATGGGCGAGTTGTTCTACGGCGAACGGCGCGCCGCGCTGGAAGCGTGCATGGCGGGCAGCGCGCGCGTGGTGGAAGGCGAGGTGCGCCGCTATGGCCACAGCCGCGTGATCCGGTCCAGCTACATCCCGCACGTGCGCGACGGCGTGGTGCTGGGCGCCTACGTGTTTTCGACCGACATGACGGCGGCGCGCGAGCACGAGCGCCAGCTGCATGCGCTGGCGCACACGGACCATCTGACCGGCCTGCCGAACCGGCGCGCCCACGAGCAGCGGCTGGCGCAGGCGATCGACCGCGCGCACCGCAACGGCAGCGCGCTCGCGCTGGCCAGCCTGGACGTCGACCATTTCAAGCAGATCAACGACACCCTGGGCCACGGTGCCGGCGACGCCGTGCTGCGCGAATTCGGCCAGCGCCTGGCGGCCAGCGTGCGCGTGACCGACGCGGTGGCGCGGCTGGCCGGCGACGAATTCGTCATCGTGCTGGAACAGGTGCACACGGCGGCCGAGTGCGCGACCATCGGGCGCAAGCTGCTGGACGCGATCCGCCCCAGCTTCTTCGTCGAGGGCCGCATCCTGCCCGTCACGGCCAGCATCGGCATCGGCTGGAGCGCACGGCCGGAGCGCCGCGCCCTGGCGGAGGCGGCCGACCGGGCGCTGTACCGCACCAAGGAAGCGGGACGCGATGGCGTCAGCGTCGAGCAGTGTCGCGACGGCTGA
- a CDS encoding endo-1,4-beta-xylanase, whose product MTLNRRQVLGLLAAGACVPAGFASAAQSGPTLKEVAGKKGLRVGNAMGNGRTTFGDPAYRALTARECNVIVCENATKWQSLHPQPGVFDFKQADAIFAWARKEGLKRRGHTLVWQEDRWFPRWVVEHDFGAQPGREAERLLTEHITTVTRHFGDDIYSWDVMSEAVDSPTGELRESVLTRRLGGALAQIDMSFRLARANAPHAQLVYNDYMGPERGAVKHRASVLKLLETLKAKGTPVDALGLQSHVGPWSDLEAKAGRSPFLEWRKFLDEVTAMGYQLIISEFDISDRALPGDVAARDAGVAARAKDYLDVTLSYRQVTDFIMWGMADHVSFLRNQKTTMREHGMPTRTAPFDDDLRPKPLRDAMLAAFRAMPPRA is encoded by the coding sequence ATGACATTGAATCGCCGTCAGGTTTTGGGTCTGTTGGCGGCCGGCGCCTGTGTGCCGGCCGGCTTCGCCAGCGCAGCGCAGTCGGGTCCGACGCTGAAGGAAGTGGCTGGAAAGAAGGGCTTGCGGGTCGGTAATGCGATGGGGAACGGCCGGACCACGTTCGGCGATCCCGCGTACCGGGCGCTGACGGCCAGGGAATGCAACGTCATCGTCTGCGAGAACGCCACCAAATGGCAGTCCCTGCACCCGCAGCCCGGCGTATTCGACTTCAAGCAGGCCGACGCCATCTTCGCGTGGGCGCGCAAGGAAGGCCTGAAACGGCGCGGCCACACGCTGGTATGGCAGGAGGACCGCTGGTTCCCGCGCTGGGTGGTGGAGCACGATTTCGGTGCGCAGCCGGGGCGCGAGGCCGAGCGCCTGCTGACGGAGCACATCACGACGGTCACCCGGCATTTCGGCGACGACATCTACAGCTGGGACGTCATGAGCGAGGCGGTCGACTCGCCCACGGGCGAATTGCGCGAGAGCGTGCTGACCCGGCGGCTGGGCGGCGCGCTGGCGCAGATCGACATGAGTTTCCGCCTCGCGCGCGCGAACGCGCCGCACGCGCAGCTGGTCTACAACGACTATATGGGCCCCGAGCGCGGCGCGGTGAAGCACCGGGCCAGCGTGCTGAAACTGCTGGAGACTTTGAAAGCCAAGGGGACGCCAGTGGATGCCCTGGGCCTGCAAAGCCATGTCGGACCCTGGAGCGACCTGGAGGCCAAGGCGGGCCGCTCGCCTTTCCTCGAGTGGCGCAAGTTCCTGGACGAGGTGACGGCGATGGGTTACCAGCTCATCATTTCCGAATTCGATATCAGCGATCGCGCGCTGCCGGGCGACGTGGCGGCGCGGGACGCGGGTGTCGCCGCGCGCGCCAAGGACTACCTGGACGTCACGCTGAGCTATCGCCAGGTTACCGATTTCATCATGTGGGGCATGGCCGACCACGTCAGCTTCCTGCGCAACCAGAAGACCACGATGCGCGAGCATGGCATGCCGACGCGGACGGCGCCCTTCGACGATGACCTGCGTCCCAAGCCGTTGCGTGACGCGATGCTGGCAGCGTTCCGGGCGATGCCGCCGCGGGCGTGA
- a CDS encoding IS1595 family transposase — protein MDFQAVLQALRQRELTVEEVAALQALLATAMQGDQCFSLIETAAGRPPCPRCTCARCHRSGAANGLQRYRCTACGRTFNALTGTPLARLRLRDKWLPYLTCLLESTTVRTAAERVAVAPSTSFRWRHRFIAGVRRERRPKLSNIVEADETYLLESQKGSRHLTRPARKRGGKASRRGLSKEFDCILVARDRSRVTHDFVTGGGPVSAAQLQAHLLPVLAPDILLISDAAKAYQAFAREAGLTHEVVNLRAGIRTRGAIHIQNVNGWHSRFKGWLQRFHGVASRYLANYTGWCRVLDAGWPATPSDWLRIGVAPGKYSPGCQ, from the coding sequence ATGGATTTCCAGGCGGTGTTGCAGGCACTGCGCCAGCGCGAGCTGACGGTCGAAGAGGTGGCCGCATTACAGGCCCTGCTGGCAACGGCCATGCAGGGCGATCAATGTTTCTCATTGATCGAGACCGCCGCCGGCAGGCCACCTTGCCCCCGCTGCACATGTGCTCGTTGTCACCGCAGCGGCGCGGCCAACGGCCTGCAACGCTATCGCTGCACCGCGTGCGGGCGCACGTTCAACGCATTGACCGGCACGCCATTGGCCCGGCTCCGGTTGCGCGACAAGTGGTTGCCCTACCTGACGTGCTTGCTGGAATCGACGACGGTACGCACGGCGGCTGAGCGCGTGGCGGTGGCGCCATCGACCAGTTTTCGATGGCGCCATCGTTTCATTGCCGGGGTCCGGCGGGAACGTCGTCCGAAACTGTCCAATATCGTCGAAGCGGACGAGACCTATCTGCTCGAGTCGCAGAAGGGCTCGCGCCACCTGACTCGGCCGGCCCGCAAGCGCGGCGGCAAGGCCAGCCGGCGTGGCCTGAGCAAAGAATTCGACTGTATTCTGGTCGCGCGTGATCGCAGCCGTGTCACGCACGATTTCGTCACTGGTGGCGGGCCGGTCAGCGCCGCGCAACTGCAAGCGCATCTGCTGCCGGTCCTGGCGCCCGACATCTTGTTGATCAGCGACGCGGCGAAGGCCTATCAGGCGTTCGCACGCGAGGCGGGTCTCACCCACGAGGTCGTCAACCTGCGTGCCGGCATCAGGACGCGGGGTGCCATCCATATCCAGAACGTGAACGGCTGGCACAGCCGCTTCAAGGGCTGGCTGCAGCGCTTCCACGGTGTTGCCAGCCGCTACCTGGCCAACTACACCGGCTGGTGCCGGGTGCTGGATGCCGGGTGGCCAGCGACCCCGTCGGACTGGCTGCGCATCGGCGTGGCGCCGGGCAAGTACAGTCCAGGCTGCCAATGA
- a CDS encoding endonuclease, whose product MMDFTHIAVAAGERWQRRAEVREPNLEKIRNGKAIEAESPQRVQARLARLSQAAVIPAVRPPALMAPLTEAIGLERIQGNPDFLDMNFVELALAVARFVGRINIRSKLGRSIGYGTGFMVSPTLLLTNHHVLESADVAAASEVEFDYQNDRAGRQLPIVGFKLEPQRFFMTNAALDFTLVAVAAQSARGIALNRYGWSRLIGTEGKVLLGEPLNIIQHPRGEAKQLVLRSNELVDLFDDFAHYVTDTEPGSSGSPVYNDQWEVVALHHAGVPSRDAEGRLLTRDGRVWEDGMDPDLIGWVANEGIRVSSLVNYIQAQPLPPAQAALRDDLLNLTPPSALEAAAAGQAGDAALAHAAATAAAGAASVPTAPVAPGHAAVAQAGTASWTIPLTVTVQLGQPVQQGALAPPGALPAIAPLIAPAGAPSIVVPPARPALAEALAELARAPQRAYYDAAADGAARDAYYAQFALPAEPAAAHAALHELLTRTHTTQPAYRPAKHLYPWVELRHTRGGDDIVSIYSGKGFSARDLIENDFAIDEQRSRLRAAVALPRPGALEAAPVDEDFLEAALPYNCEHVVPQSWFDKREPMRGDLHHLFACEMDCNSFRGNTPFFDFADFGEIIRTDCGKREPGKFEPGSGKGPVARATLYFLLRYPGLIDRSASEYSPERIATLLAWHDADPVTDYERHRNAAIFEKQGNRNPLIDFPDWAARIDFVRGLAA is encoded by the coding sequence ATGATGGACTTTACCCATATTGCCGTGGCCGCGGGCGAGCGCTGGCAGCGCCGCGCCGAGGTGCGCGAACCCAACCTGGAAAAAATCCGCAACGGCAAGGCCATCGAGGCCGAGTCGCCGCAGCGCGTCCAGGCGCGGCTGGCCCGGCTGTCGCAGGCCGCCGTGATTCCCGCCGTGCGCCCGCCCGCCCTGATGGCGCCCCTGACGGAAGCGATCGGGCTGGAGCGGATCCAGGGCAATCCGGATTTCCTCGACATGAACTTCGTCGAGCTGGCGCTGGCCGTGGCCCGTTTCGTCGGCCGCATCAACATCCGCTCGAAGCTGGGCCGTTCGATCGGTTACGGCACCGGTTTCATGGTCTCGCCCACGCTGCTGCTGACCAATCACCACGTGCTGGAGAGCGCCGACGTGGCGGCCGCCAGCGAAGTGGAATTCGACTACCAGAACGACCGCGCCGGCCGCCAACTGCCCATCGTCGGCTTCAAGCTGGAGCCGCAGCGCTTCTTCATGACCAACGCGGCGCTGGACTTCACCCTGGTGGCGGTGGCGGCGCAGTCGGCGCGCGGCATCGCGCTGAACCGCTACGGCTGGTCGCGCCTGATCGGCACGGAGGGCAAGGTGCTGCTGGGCGAGCCGTTGAACATCATCCAGCACCCGCGCGGCGAGGCCAAGCAGCTGGTGCTGCGCTCGAACGAGCTGGTCGATCTGTTCGACGACTTCGCCCACTACGTGACGGATACGGAACCCGGCTCGTCCGGCTCGCCCGTCTACAACGACCAGTGGGAAGTGGTGGCACTGCACCATGCCGGCGTGCCCAGCCGCGACGCCGAGGGGCGCCTGCTGACGCGCGACGGCAGGGTGTGGGAAGACGGCATGGACCCCGACCTGATCGGCTGGGTCGCCAACGAAGGCATCCGCGTGAGCAGCCTGGTCAATTACATCCAGGCGCAGCCGTTGCCACCGGCGCAGGCCGCGCTGCGCGACGACCTGCTGAACTTGACGCCGCCATCGGCGCTGGAGGCGGCGGCGGCGGGCCAGGCGGGCGACGCCGCGCTGGCGCATGCCGCCGCGACTGCCGCCGCTGGCGCGGCCAGCGTGCCGACCGCGCCGGTGGCGCCCGGCCACGCCGCCGTGGCGCAGGCGGGGACCGCCAGCTGGACGATCCCGCTGACCGTCACGGTGCAGCTGGGCCAGCCGGTGCAACAGGGCGCGCTGGCGCCGCCCGGCGCGCTGCCGGCGATCGCCCCGCTCATCGCGCCCGCCGGGGCGCCGTCCATCGTCGTGCCGCCCGCGCGGCCGGCGCTGGCCGAGGCCCTGGCCGAGCTGGCGCGCGCGCCGCAGCGGGCCTACTACGACGCGGCGGCCGACGGCGCGGCCCGCGACGCCTATTACGCGCAGTTCGCGCTGCCCGCCGAGCCGGCCGCCGCGCACGCGGCCCTGCACGAGCTGCTGACCCGCACGCATACCACGCAGCCCGCCTACCGCCCGGCCAAGCACCTGTACCCCTGGGTGGAACTGCGCCACACCCGCGGCGGCGACGACATCGTCAGCATCTATTCCGGCAAGGGCTTCTCGGCGCGCGACCTGATCGAGAACGACTTCGCCATCGACGAGCAGCGCAGCCGGCTGCGTGCCGCGGTCGCGCTCCCGCGGCCGGGCGCGCTGGAGGCGGCGCCGGTGGACGAGGACTTCCTGGAGGCGGCGCTGCCGTACAACTGCGAGCACGTGGTGCCGCAGTCCTGGTTCGACAAGCGCGAGCCGATGCGCGGCGACCTGCACCACCTGTTCGCCTGCGAGATGGATTGCAACAGCTTCCGCGGCAATACACCGTTTTTCGACTTCGCCGATTTCGGCGAGATCATCCGCACCGACTGCGGCAAGCGCGAGCCGGGCAAGTTCGAGCCGGGCAGCGGCAAGGGCCCGGTGGCGCGTGCCACGCTGTACTTCCTGCTGCGTTACCCGGGCCTGATCGACCGCAGCGCCAGCGAATACAGCCCCGAACGCATCGCGACGCTGCTGGCCTGGCATGACGCCGATCCGGTCACCGACTATGAACGCCATCGCAACGCCGCCATCTTCGAGAAGCAGGGCAACCGCAATCCGCTGATCGATTTCCCGGACTGGGCGGCGCGGATCGACTTCGTGCGCGGCCTGGCCGCCTGA